The genomic window TGTCTTAAATGTGAGTAAACAGAATGATAGCCTCATTTAAATACTTGATACCATACCATATTGGTATACTGAATAGTCCATTGTGATACACGTGTTTTCCTTTGTAAGGAAGATTGTTTGTGATTCCACGTaaagctaaaataataataataataatatggaggcGCTTTTAAGTGCATAAACAAAACATGTCTCTATGCCCTttacaaacaagaaaataaatgctatcttaaactacaaacttacactacaaacaataaatacatattaaatgacatttgaaataaataagtgAGTTTTGAGTTGCGATTTGAATGAGTTCAGAGGTGCTTGACGAATATGAATTGGTAACTTATTCCATAGTGTGGGAGCGGCAACTGAGAAGGCACGCTTAGCATAAGAAGTTGAAAATCTTGGTGAAACAAGTTGGTGTTGTGAACTAGAACGAAGTGACCGAGGTGGATTGTAAAAAGAAACAAGTTCAGCAATATATTCCGGTGACTGACCATTGACGGCTTTGTATGTAAGAAGTAGAATCTTGTAAATGATGCGTTTGTGGATAGGCAACCAATGAAGTTGTTCTAAGACCCTGAAATATGATCAGATTTCTTTGTTCTGGTGATGAGACGCGCAGCAGTGTTTTGGATTCGTTGAAGTTTGTCAATCTGAGCACAAGGTAAGCCATAAAGAAGTGAGTTGCAGTTGTCAAGATGAGATGTTATAAAGGCATGGACAAGTCGTTCAGTTTGGGTATTGTCAAGATATTTCCTTATTTGGCTGATCTTCCAGATGGCATAAGTAGCAGTACGACAAATGTTTGTAATATGATTGTTCAGAGAGAGTTTATCATCCACAAGGATGCCCAGATCACGAGCCTCAGGTGAGGGTTCAATGAGTGATGTACCAATTGTTACAGGAGGAAGTCGAGCAGAGTTAATGAATTGGGAAGTAACATGGATAAGTTCAGTTTTTGAATCGTTGAGTTTCAGTTTGTTCTGAATCATCCATGCCTTCACATCATCAATGCACTGTTCTAGTCTTGAAAGCACATTTGTTGTTTCAGATTTCttaaaaattgtgtatatttgagtgtcatcagcatattgcATTTTCTCTAAACCGTGAGCATTGATAATATCTTCGACGGGAGAAATATACATGGTGAACAGCTGTGGTCCCAAAACGGAGCCCTGCGGGACTCCACAGAATAACATGTGTTTATCAGAATCAGTGTTATTAATATTTACAAACTGAGAGCAGCCAGTCAAATATGATCTAAAAAGGCAAGAACAATACCATGAATTCCAAATCTCTCGGAAAGACGCTGTATCAGAAGTTCCTGATCAATCGTATCAAACGCAGCGCTAAGATCTAAAAGAACTAGCGCTGCCTCGTTGTGTTTATCAACTGCACGTAGCAAGTCATTCATAACACGAACCATAGCAGTTTCAGTTGAATGAAACTTCCGATAAGCAGACTGGGTTATGGCATGCAGATTATTTGCTTGCAGATGTTCATTCAACTGTTTTGACACAACACGCTCTACAATCTTGGAGACATAGTATAGATTagaaattggtctataattaCTGAGACTCTCTTTGTCCAAGTTACTCTTTTTCAAAAGAGGAGTTACATGAGCAATCTTATATGAATCGGGGAAAATACCGGAGGTAAGACTTAAATTTACAAAAACATCATCCGCCTTCCTTTAAATTAGACTTGTTGCAACTTCGATAAGCTAGAAAATATCAATGTCTTGTAACATTTCGCAAATTGGAGAAACGAGCAGAAAAGTTTAAATGTGcggaaaaaaattccaaatgttTATTTTCCAGTTTTGTAAACGAAGTATTACAATACTGCATTGACACTATCCAAGTTAACTCTAAATTTGAGCACAATGCTGTCAATGTGGTCATTTTGCCAAGCAATGGTTCGTCCATTTTAGTAAGTAAACGCATTGAAAATGCCTACCTTAATAAACGTGTTACATTAAAATGACTTTATCCAACTGTAATAACGTTcgtatttaataaataacattatgtgtTAACTATTGCTCACAACAAAATTTCAAAACCTATGGGTAGGTATATTGTCACATTGACTCGCTGCAATGAGTCTTACCATTTCCAACCGAGCAACGCACGACTAATAAAGAGAATCACAATTCCACAGCACGTTCAGATACTTACCCTGTTTGTTGTTTGCGTCCAATTACCCGCCTGTCAGTGTTTGTACAATAAGAGGCAAATTCCCCTGACTTAAATCATTAACTTGACCATTTTTTGACCGCTATATGCTTGTGAGATATTCCACACCGTCTGCAGGTGCATCTAAAGATAACACCAATGCGAGAAAATGAAATTCAGCTGCATGAGGGGATCAaaattgtcattatatttttacctttatagTTTAAAAAACGGGTTGAACGGATCATGTCGACAATGCCTTTAGCTACTTATAGCCTTGTCTGTGCCCAGTATTAAACGGGTATTGTCCTCTTGGATACCATATATGTGAGCTATTATTTTCAATTTGGTTGACCGTCGGTGATATAAGTTGATTTAGCAAAATCGATATTTCCAGCTAATTTCAAACTGCCAGTGGGCCATATATTGTGGCAGTAAAATAATGATCCAAACAAAAATGCATGTACATTAATTTTATTTGACTATTACTGAAACAGCAGTTAGCAATAGCTGCCACAATATTTCAATCTGCTTTGAAAGTTGGCctttaattatgtacattaaacaAAATTTAGCTTAAAATATTTGCTTACAGGAATAGTACGAGGCCTTTTGGGCTTCCAAAAAGTACACTTTGAAACACCGACTTTTTTATCCGCGGTTTTGCGTTTTTCTTTACAAATTTCCGCATTGAAAATGGAGTAACCGATGAAGTATCAATAGTTCAGTTAAAGAAAGCCCGACATTTTATAAAATTAAAGTGGCCCAGGTCACTCGACAGAGACCAAACGAGAAAACAAGTAAGACCATTTGGGGTTTTGAAATTCCAGTGGACAATCGCATTAATAGAGAATATCGTTTTCTTTTTTGagaattgtatttatttcattcCTCTAGGCCTTTTGTCGGTGCCTCAATGAGCCAATTCTAGGCGGCAAAACTAAAGGAGAAACTGACAGTTACGTTTTGTTGAGGTCGTTATAAAGTTGTGTCAAACTAAACCCAACGAGCTGATACGTTTTCCATTATTAACATTTATCAATACGAAAAGTAATTGATTCATCGTACATTGACCGTTATTTGAGACatgccttttattttatttaataaacaagttcattaggaatgttgatttaaacagtgaattttgttcattttgaacaattccaactaaaaacgaTGGCGATTTAcccacgttttagtgacgtttcactactactctagtggtttcatcagactggcaactcatcacatctgactgattgcttttataggcaacaggatgcacagtagagggcgtgatgagctGGTCAAAATTCACACGATGTGGTGGCGCTCTTTACCAGTACCCTCATCGATCTCACTCCCTCATCAAAAACCGGAACCCATTTATGTCATTTTATGAGATCCCCTGCGGTGACTGCCCCAGTTCCTACATTGGTGGAACGGGCCGCCTTTTGGTATCCGACTCAAAGAACACCAGAAAGAGGGGGAAACATTTGAATAAAAACCATTTACGCGaatacgttttcaaaaatgtttatgagcgttattaaaacgtttttataccttttatataatccgacatttaaagggCATAAaggacactcgttgcaattttttatgcgtatttctcctgaaaaaagagaaattgtgttggtaaagtttGGGTTCGTAcgggtccttcccccgttcgaagcgataTTAACTTTCAAGGCAGCCGGctgaatgacgtaagtaaatgaagaggaAACTATAGGGGAGAATGGGGTAATTCCGAACACCTTTTCATTTAAGCttattactacacattaaaacaacgtatgatagaataaaccataccaatatcaagagtggaTTAATGTTTACTATAACACATGTGCctagagctcttttcatgttcatgcatgtataaatgcgcggccttcaatggtcaacaaaaatagtttatttgcataataaatacaatattgatcacgctcaaattctaagctcaaaatattttttattttttagtccaaatatttctcatgatgttaatatacatatgaattgtaatatcacaatttactaatatataataaagaagcggctgattttaaccatgtgtttaaaaaccattaaatttgtaatacttgattcagagtttttttctgagaacaacaacagtatacgttctgtgcattgagaatgtttacagtccattctttcaaagtgggcacatttcatttcatgacgtcaaactTTTTCTATATAGTTCAAATCTGTCTCGGAacaaggaactcaccgcttacggaatatcaattttaaacgtcttattttctcaaaaaaggagtcattttcattgtcctcataatattagcttgcctatgatatgatgttgtctgagcaatatatatgccctttaaaccttttctgtaaaacgttgcgtGTTTGCTGGGAAAATACTTATTCTCCTTGTACACAGTCAATCAAACCCatattttattattgtgtttatgtACCATGTTTGCTCTTTTGTGTTGTGTAAGTTTTCATACACCAATATTCTAGACGGTCGGAAGATGCTGGCAAGGCTACCTAAAGAGACATCAAAACACTCCCTTTCCTTTTTTCATTTTGTATTGTTGAATTATACATTGTGCTTGAACATTCTCAAAAAATATAACTTGGATATAAAGCCGCATTGAGATATTTCACAAACGTAGTTTTCCCTAAAATGGATCAACCAGGAACTTGACAATAAGGTCGACCACTGTCATAGACTACTTGATTTTTTCAACATTACTATGAGGGTTTCTTCTTGCCCGAGTTAAATGCTTAGAGCTCTAGCTCCGGCATGTTATTTCTGAATCTTATTGTTATTTGTATGTATGAAATATCTAATAATTTATACGATGCCAGCAAAATTTTGTTAACACCAGTTTGTCTCTTATCCTTATTATGGTAACACTATTCCTGTTCTATCTGCTGAGTTCTAATATTTAGTCCAATTTGTCCTAAATGAATACAAAGGACGCCCAGGGTTGGACGCGTGCGCGAGCCGCAGGTGCCGTTATGTGATCTGCTGCGTCCAGGTGGCAGGGTGCGATTCCCGGGGTGCGATGTCGAATATATTGTTAAGACCTGCAAGTTTGGTCTCATTTTCTTTCAACCTCCAcatttatataaatataacatatacGGTATGCAAAATCACAACATGTATTCATTTGATGAATCTGTGTGACTGTCACTTTCTAGAACGCAAAGCCTTTGTTTATGTCTTATTATCAGTTGCCCGCCTGGACCTGACCATAATTTTGGCTCTACAGCCCACAGATATAAAGGTTTCATTATTTATTGAGCATACAATGAAAGAGACGTTTACTTGGTCATATAAAAGTGATTGAATCGAGATAAAGATAATCTGATTAACGACAATAATATCAATTTGTTTTCTTATATATTTCAATTGCGGTGATCTTTGTCGTTGTATACTTTTAACACCAGGAAGCTAGACACCCCTGTAAGCCCCATTGGTTATTACTTCAACCTTCCAACCGTCCTTTTACCCACTCTATCTGTGATCCTACAGGGCATTGGGTCTGTAGGCAACCGCCCGACACTGTTCGTGTTAGCAAGGAGATGATtggaatttatatttttgatatttatatttaacagtaaaatttacaaatctaatgacatgtaggcctacttaaggtGTATGCAGCTGTGAAGAAAATCTAagtttaattggcaacatctgtcaATTAAAATCTTCCACTCTACCCATGAtgcatttgaaatttgaaaagtgAACCATGCGAGTATTCCGTCCTTCGGAGGAGAAGTTAAGCCGTTTGTCCCGTATATAGAgagccatacatgtacatgtaactagCAGTCAGTAACGAAAAGAGTGGGTCGTTAATACCTAACTATCCCAATTCGTCTTTGTGCTgtttataaactggcctcaaaaaagaaacttataatttttcacaaggtcatatcttaaaatcctctccataaaatgaacaaaaattgcacacaggattacttcaatactctactctaagcacatgtcagtaaccaagcagttgtccaactgacacaacagcaaaatgcactgacatggaacacctttctggaccaaaattcacatcccagcAGATTTCCTTTGttgagttccaattattcgcctgtgaatgtggtcccggaagctgttccgtgtcagtgcattttactgttgtgtccgttggacaactgtttggttgctgacatgtgtttagagtagagtattgaagttatcctgtgtaattttgttcatgtacattaagtttctttttgaggccagtttatattcaCAATCTTAGTAGCAGACATGATAATGCGTCTTTGATCCGGATTGATGATGTCGATTAGTGGAGGGGTGAGGTGAAGAACAGGTAGGTAATGGTGTTTTCAACAGTCTAGGTACAAAACATACCAAGGATCAAaagatgatacaagaggatacctagaatatataaaaacagaatGAATTAAGCCAGGTATGGCAACTTAGTGGGGAACAAGCCCAAGACAAAGTAAGATTTAACTAATACAGTATGCAACCCATGGAAGTGTACACTGGTACTACACtagtataaaaaaaaaccacaggGATAATACTAAATTTATACTATATCGCTACAATGAGGTATATCGCTTTttgcaggcggcgagtggcatgatggtcgaaaagagctggcaaaaccgctcggccgtatggcatttttcatatactcggttagttttgtggggttcattatcgaattccaacggttttagcttgtatttatgttatttattaacataggccaatttgtttgtgatattttaagcgttttaaaatttcaaaataatcccatgcAATTACActgttgacgatggaaatttactgaatttagagaatgcacggcgcataccacctggcTTTTTGTTACTTTATTGGTCAAATATCAATCGCCCGTCACTCAGCAAGGAAGTATTAATGCTGCTTTAGTAACAAAAAGAAGGAGGTACTTATTCTGATATTCACCATTGATATTCACCATAAATTGTGACGCTTCAAATTAAGACTTGGTAAAAGCGCGATATATGTGAGATGTAAATGTACATGTTTATCATCCATTTGAATATGGTGAATGTTTTATATTGACGCACGTTGGACCAATAACAAAATGTGTCTAACTGCAAACTCAAACTAATGAATCTACATTCTAGGTAACACACCCGGGAACACacctactactactagtactacttcTGCTACTAGTTCCACCATTACTTCACTCCTACATAAGTCTATTATCTACAATGAATATCACTGAGTGCATTGCCCTGTGCAGGTGTCTTGTCATGGATAAAGACACATTTCATGGATATTTTGACATCAACTTAATGGCATTGTAAACAAAGAAGATGTAATTTAGACGTAGACAATTACGTATGAATGATATCAACTCGCAACGCATTCAGTTTTGATACATGTGTCAGTCATATAACATAGTGAGAAATACATTGTgaacaatttgaaagaattttgaCTCAgacaaataaagacaaataatCCAGCCGTCGGCCACATATTTCAATAGATTTGCCACGATGCGCAATACATGTTTTTCGTCCAAACTCAAATGTGAAACTTAATCAGTCATTTAATTTCACAAGCACGTAAAACTATATGCAATTCCACAGAAACAATCACAAAAGACAACAGACATGAATTTACGCACCTATATGCGCAATGGTTGACCTTTTATTTCAGCCGTtctatatttctttaaaattctTTCCTGAAAGAAGCAAGATTACGTTAAAACAATACCCCACACCCTTTCAAGTTGACCGGACAGAAAGTAAATACCCGTATGCACATATGCACAATGGTTTATAGTAGTGGTTGAAACAAAAATTGCAACGCTAAAAGATTGTGCAAACTATTCTGTACCTTAATCCCCTGACTGAAATTGAAAATATTCATCTAGAACAGGTTCAAAATATGCTCGTATCCCCTAAAAATTTTAATACTTCCGTCGCCTCTTTTTAAGATACCTCAAGTGTGATTGAGTTTGTTAATAGAATATCAtactattttgatattttgttatttttttaatttttgtgctGATGCCAGTGTAGAATTTAAGCAAAAGCAAACATGTACTACATGCTTCTATGCAAACAAAATATCAACTGAACCAGCGTACTGGTAGTACATTTCTTACATAGTTTAAGAGTTAAATGATATCATTGGTTTTAAGACGACAAAAAGTgttatacataattattttaagAGACAGTAGATATTATGTGAAGTCCTTTTTAGCAATAATAGTTGTATGTTTTGCCCATGTTGGAGGATGTATATGGGAGGAGGTGTAGGTTGGGGTGTCGTGGGTTGATGTATGTGATTTTGGCAGACATAATCGTCAGAAATATGGACTGAAATATGAGACGGTCACAAAACGCACGCCCTGCCACACGCTTTAACAAACCATAATCATATACACACCGAGAATGTTTAAACCCATATAGATAGagaaaaatgcttttttttatgTCCTACCTAGACGAAGTCGAATTCGCTCGAGGGCAATTTTGTTTTCAAGAGTAAACCTGATTCTAATATCATACCAAAACGTGTTTTATAATGATCAAGTTAGGtttgtttttattgattttgttatgTTGTCAATGTATTGTTTTAAACATCGCCTACTTCAAATCTGTAGGTCAAGTATAGTGCTAACTACAACCGTGCTCTGAATACATCACGTTTTTCATTTTACCGAGTCCGATCAATTTTTATGTCCAGATTTGAAATGCTAAATCTGGACCATCTGCACTTTAAGAGTCCACTCCAAACATTATAAGAGCCTACAAGGAAATAAGAGTGAGACATTTCATGCATATCTGTTTTCAAGGGACAAGATAAGTAACTGTCAGTCCCGTGGGGCACTAAGTTGATGGGTATTTGTGTGTTTTTACCGACAAACAGGGAAACGATAAACTTGTACATATAACattgatatgaaaaaaaaaagacaaaaaaagaaaaaaaaaaaaagacaacagCAGTATTTACAACGTTAATgccccgttcaaatacatgtagccaaTTTCTCTATTTAAGTAgatcaaagtgcaaaaatttCTAATTTCGTCTTTAACGCGAGGCTTTTTGCTTAAAGAGCCAGGTAAAAATCTGGAAAATCTCAAGTAAACCGTGCAAAGTAAGTGTGGTGGTGTTTTAAGACATTTTGTGGTCAACTAATTATTGACTGGTATTATATAAGGCCATTTGTGAtgagtacaagctgtatcaaaatgattggtacccatcagttttcattggtaatggatgagcctgacacatcaaaattcaccaTAAGATCCAattaatttgtagattaattgtaaaacaagtcataaactatacattctggacatttcaagagtatccactgTTCCCGGGCCACTGTTGTATTTGGTAGAGACGGGCTTTTGAATGAACATCAAAATTTATGggtgccaatcattttgatacaccctgtatgtgtcaTTGAAACTACAATAACCAGATATACATTCCATTTGAGGTACACAACAAATGGCTCGTTAACTACTATTACAGGTTATGTTCGCACGTCTATGttactaacaaaggtgcaaaatACTGAATAATGATAACATTTACGATTTTATGAATGACAAGTTTTAAGTGTGAGAACACGTATGAGGGTTTCCTCCTttaaataatacaagaaacacacGTTACACACGTTCGTTTTTCAAAGATTATAACAAACATGATAAGTTTTCTATCTTGGATATACGAATTTGAAAAGTAATTTATTTTCCATTTGTTGAAGTATTACAGGAACGAGAGGCTTTCAAATGTTGCTTTTCTGTCGCTTATTGATGGATCAGTAAGGGCGCTCCATGTCAGACAGATATTTAAACAATAAGATTTTATAAGCTTATTCTGTATTTGCCAACATGTTATGCACAAGCGTATTTAATTGGATCATGAATTGTACACGAGGTTTGGTAATTGCAGACTAAACGTTGTTTTATAGGATGTATTATATATATGctgatcatttattatttgcaAGCAGTTATTCTGTACTAGCTGTGTTCTTAAATTGATGTTAGCGTTAGTTTCGTGAGGAAAAAAGAAGCTGAATTACCGATCTTTTAATATGCGACTCGAAGAACATGAGAAGTTTGCATACATTTGCGTCTTTATTTATGAGCAATCCTTTCATATATATCTGCCTTTTCCCGGAATCCTTTTCCCTGTCAAAACATTATGTTGCATCATCAATTTAAAGGCAAAACATAGACAAACACGGCgcgacaaaaaacaaaaaaacaacaacaacaaaacaattaaaaaaaaccaaccccccaaaaaacaacaataaaaaaccAAACCAACAAATAAATTGATTGTTTCGGATTGCTCCAGTGGAAGAAGTGCGATGAGTGTAATGACGCTCGAAGAGGAATAAAATACCGAGTATCAATTAGTGGAGGGGGTAAACAACAATGTTTGTATACATATAGTGCCGATTAATCAGGTCAAAATGTACGGTTCGTtgattaataaagaaataatttgatCGTAAAAATactatatctatatctatatcaataaataaaaatagGCTACAAACTTTTCTCGCGATACCAATGAATGAAGATAATACAGATGCAAGAATGCCGCGATACCATGGTTATGATATTGGTTGAAACAAAAATTGCAACGCTAAAAGattgtgcaaactattctttaccTGAATCCCCTGAACAAATCGCGAATACCAGACGTATAATAGCTGGGATCCGTTTTGGGCTCGTATCCCCCCTAAAATTCAATACTACCATTGCCTCTCTTGAAGATACCCCAAACGTGATTGAATTCGTTAATAGAATATCATACtattttgatatttgttattttaatatgtgCTGATACCGGAGTAGAATATAAACAAAAGCAAACAGGTACTACGTGCTTATATGCCAAAAAATATCAACTGAACCAGCGTACTGGTAGTACATTTTTACATTCTGCGAGAGCTAAATGATGTCATTTGTTTTAAGACGACAAAAAGGGATACACATTTTAAGAGACAGAAGATATTATGTGAAGTCCTTTATATTATGTTTTGCCCATGTTTTGGAAGATATATGTGGGAGAAGGTGTGGGTTGGGGTGTCATGGGTTCAGGTTGCTGTATGAGTCGGTCACAAAACGCACGCAACCCACACGCTCAAACAAACCATAATCATATACACACCGAGAATGTTTTAACCCATATAGATAGAGCAAAATGCTTTTTGCAATGTCCTACCCAGACGAAGTCGAATTCGCTCGAGggcaattttgttttcaaaagtaaACCTGATTCTAATATCATACCAAACGTGTTTTATAATGATCAAGTTAGGtttgtttttattgattttgttatgTTGTCAATGTATTGCTATAAACATCGTCTACTTCAAATCTGAAGGTCAAGTATAGTACTAACTACAACCGTGCTCTGAATACATCACGTTTTTTTGTCCGATCAATTTTTATGTCGGTTAAGACTTGATATGCTTAATCTGGTCCATCTGCACTTTAAGAGCCACTACACACATTTGAAGAGCCTACAAGAAAATGTGAGTGAGACATTTCATGCATATCTGTTTACAAGGGACAAGATAAGTAACTGTCAGTCCCGTGGGGCACTAAGTTGATGGGTATTTGTGTGTTTTTTCCGACAAACAAAGGAACGATTAACTTGCACTCAGTATGTTAACAATATAACTTAGATTGCGTTTTTAAAGTCCCGTTCAATGATCTCAGTGAAAATATAACATTGAtatgaaaaatttggccaaaaattaagaaaacagCGGTATTTACAACGTTAAAgcccgttcaaatacatgtagctacttCTCTatataaaagggcatttcgtgatccacagcatcatccccccacttttctcaaaaagaggCGAGATCTTTATATCACTTTTATAcataatttcttgcagattaattcgtttagcaaagatatcgtgaaattacaacacattgtctatggagcagtgtaatacacataataatgcataactcgcaaacgcaaaatcggaatcaactgacattttgggaataagcttttcttgtggatatctactgaaaaatgttaagatgctaggatcacgaaatactcccggggtatgaacgtttggacattattttttgtgggacataagagcacatcattttgcatacaaagaatgtccttctgatatcaaataattttgaccttttgaaattcgcgatataatacacattttatggtaaatgattaaaaattgatatttttgttatttaacagtcttcgaagtaaattttataaatctaatgatatgtacttaaagtgtatgtagttgagatgaaaagccgacgatcaattgacaatttttacctttcgtattgaagatatggatttttcccaaaaacaccaacaaaaaatgaggtcttattgggaaaaaatgtatatcttcaatatgaaaggtctaaattttcaattgatcgtccgcTTTTCAGCCCAGctacatatcagtagatttagaaagtttatttcgaagactgttaaatatgatattttaataattaaaaatttgtattttatcacgaatttcgaaaaatcaattcgatatgtccgatgcgctctcatgtccaacaaaacatactgtccaaacgttctcACCAGAGCCCTCAAAGAGCCAggtaaaaatt from Amphiura filiformis chromosome 5, Afil_fr2py, whole genome shotgun sequence includes these protein-coding regions:
- the LOC140152252 gene encoding uncharacterized protein, with translation MYISPVEDIINAHGLEKMQYADDTQIYTIFKKSETTNVLSRLEQCIDDVKAWMIQNKLKLNDSKTELIHVTSQFINSARLPPVTIGTSLIEPSPEARDLGILVDDKLSLNNHITNICRTATYAIWKISQIRKYLDNTQTERLVHAFITSHLDNCNSLLYGLPCAQIDKLQRIQNTAARLITRTKKSDHISGS